The following DNA comes from Gemella massiliensis.
GCATCGGATTTAACAGCTGATGGGGTGTCACTGAGAAATAGTTTTTTCTCCTCAAGTTATGATCCGGCTGTAATGTACAGAGCGATAATTGATTATACTATTTTATTATTACCTTCGATGATAGTAGTTGCTTTATATAAATATAATAAAATAAAAAATAAGAGTTTTAAATATTTAATTGGAAAAAGTAGAAGTATAAATAAATATTTACTTACTTTTTTACCGGTTGTATTTTTCTATGTTGTACTATTGGCATACACCGTAGTATGCTATATTCTGACACGATTTAAAGTAAGAAAAGGTGCTAATTTTGATGATTTTGTACCGGAAAATAATATCTTTAGTTTTGTTAATGGGCCATTTTTCGGATATATTGTTCTATTGGTAATATTTACCGGAATGTACATATTTTTTACAACAATGCTTTTAATAACATTGATAGATTATGGGTATAATTATATTTATTTAATAATAGCATATATTCTATCACTTTATGTAGTTAGCGATTTTCTAAAAATGTATATATCAAGATCACTGGGGATAGAAGGGTCTATTTCTTGGTTTAGTGGAGTTGCATTTAGCAATATTCAGATGTTTATTTCGTTTATTTATATGGGGATAATATATTTATTGTTTAAATTAACGCATAAGAAAGAATTTTAAAATGAGTAGATTGAAAAATTTATATGGATATAGTATAGCAATACCGGTCTTTTATGGACTGATGTTTAATGTTAGGGAAATTTCACAAATAACTTTTAGTAAGTTTATCAGATATGATATGCACAAAATTTTTGATGAAGATAGACAGATAATTATTGAACAAGTAATCTTATTGTTAGCTTTATATATGGCGTTTTTTTATGTATATAGTAAGGTTTTATCAGTAAATATAGAAAATTTTTAAAAAATGATAAGATATAAATGTACAAGTATATTGGATTTAGAAATAAAGACATTTTCTTTTTTCTTTAAAATATTCTTTAGGGATGCAGTAATATTTTTATTTGTATTGATAATAGCGTATACGATTAAAACAAAAGATATAAATTTATATAACTATTACAACGGTATTGTAGATATAGCAAAGTTGCCTTTATTATTGTTACTTGGGTTAATAATATTTACGTTTTTCAATATTAAAAAAACAGAAAGATTTTCGTTGATATACATATTAATTATATTGTATATATTTTTCATTAATTATTTAAGTACTATGATTTTGTTTTGGATATATATAATAGTTGTAATAATGATAGTAATAAAAAAAATATTGTTGAATGAAGAGGTTTAAATATGTTAGGAATACAAAATGGTTTAAAAAAATATGGATCTAAGATTATTTTTGAAAATCTTAATTTAAAATTCTTGAATGGTAAAATTTACGGTTTGGTTGGAGAAAATGGTAGTGGAAAAACTGTAATAATGAAATGTTTATGTGGATATACTACTTTAACAAGCGGTAATGTTTTTCAAGATAATAAAAAAATACGTAATAAAAATAATTTTATAGAAGATGCAGGAATTATTATAGAAAATCCAAAGTTTACGGAAGATTTTACCCTTTATGAAAATTTGAATATTATAAAAAATTTGTCCGACAGTAAAAAAGAAATTGATATATCGTATTGGTTGAAATTTTATAATGTAGAGAAGTATAAGGATAGAGAATATAGACAGTTATCGCTTGGAACAAAACAAAAAATGCTATTAATACAGGCTTTTATGTCAAATCCCACAACTCTTATTTTAGATGAATGTTTCAATGGATTAGATGAGGTTTCTGCAAATAAAACAAGGGAATATATTAAAAATTATATAAATCCAAATCGTTTAATTATTCTTACAACTCATATAAAAATGGATATAGATATGTTATGTGATGAGGTAATATATTTATAGTTTTTTTATAAAAAAATATATTAACTAACCTTGACAAAAAGGAGAATTTTATATATAATAGTTCACATGGTTAACTTTTTAGTTAATAATGTGAACTATTTTTATAGGGTGGTGATAAGATGGATAATTATAAAAAAGCTATGAATGTTATGGATGACCTTAGGGTAACGATGAAAAAACTTCATAACAAAGAAAATAAACCTTTTCGAAAGGTTGAATTCCACGCATTATTAATTATATTGGAATTTCAAAGTATAACAATGCAAAAACTTGGAGAGGAACTCGGTGTTACTAAATCTCGAGTTACGGCAATAATCTCAAAATTAACGGATAAAGGTTTTGTTGAACAGGTGCCGGATACTAAAGATAAAAGAAAAAAATTATTGCAATTAACTAAAGTTGGAGAAGAATATATGGTGAGCGAACGTACCAAATATGAAGAATGGTTTCAACAACTTTGGGATAAATTTACTTTAGAAGAACAAATTAATTGGATACATTTAATAGCTAAAATTAACAAAGTAGTTAAAGGAGATTTAGAGGAGGAAGAGTAATACTATGAGATTATTTAAGTATTTAAAAAGTTTTTTAGTGCCGATGATTATCTTAGTATCCTTGCTTGCTGTCAGGGCTATGACGGAGTTGGAATTACCAACTTATACCAGTAAAATAGTAGATACGGGAATTCAGCAAAGTGGTATTGAAGATTCAGTACCTACTAAGATTAGCAAGGAGTCATTAAAAACATTAGAAGTATTTATGACTGTTGAAGAAGTTGAAAAGGTAGAAAATAATTATGAAGAAAATAACAATATTTACACATTAAAGAATATCTCACAAGAAACACGAGATGAATTAAATAATATTTTTAAAGAAACTATGACTGTTGTGCTTGGAGCAAAAAATAAAAATATTAAATTAGAACAAATGGTACAAGGTGTTAGTGCCGGAGTTGTTCAGAAAGATACATTGGTAGAACAACGAAAAAAAGCTATTGAGGATTTAGGGCAATCTGCTAATATGATGACTAAACAAGGAGGAATAGCTTTCGTAAAAGAAGAATATAAAAAAGTTGATATTGATACGAATAATATTCGTACAAATTATTTAAAAAATATCGGTTGGAAAATGATTTTAGTAACATTGATTGGCGGTGTGGCAAGTATTTTTTCAAGTTTAATTTCGAGTAGGGTATCTGCAAAAGTGGCATATAATCTACGTGAAAAACTATTTACCAAAGTATTATCATTTTCAAAAC
Coding sequences within:
- a CDS encoding MarR family winged helix-turn-helix transcriptional regulator codes for the protein MDNYKKAMNVMDDLRVTMKKLHNKENKPFRKVEFHALLIILEFQSITMQKLGEELGVTKSRVTAIISKLTDKGFVEQVPDTKDKRKKLLQLTKVGEEYMVSERTKYEEWFQQLWDKFTLEEQINWIHLIAKINKVVKGDLEEEE
- a CDS encoding ATP-binding cassette domain-containing protein; its protein translation is MLGIQNGLKKYGSKIIFENLNLKFLNGKIYGLVGENGSGKTVIMKCLCGYTTLTSGNVFQDNKKIRNKNNFIEDAGIIIENPKFTEDFTLYENLNIIKNLSDSKKEIDISYWLKFYNVEKYKDREYRQLSLGTKQKMLLIQAFMSNPTTLILDECFNGLDEVSANKTREYIKNYINPNRLIILTTHIKMDIDMLCDEVIYL